The Leucobacter chromiiresistens genome has a window encoding:
- a CDS encoding S-layer homology domain-containing protein: MKTSRTLASFATAFITAALVAGVVTPAAAAPVPVGPVTAEAATAATGGTKHFPDVPKSHKFYKPITWMYNVGLTTGIKQGNGAVYDGYSRLSREAMAAFLYREAGSPSFKMPRKKFIDVPSGHKFYKQIMWMYAVGLTTGVKTPQGIAFQPKAQLSREAMAAFMYRKAGKPSIKGARGFSDVPKSHKFYTAITWMKKAGLSTGIKQPNGTVVYGPQQRISREAMAAFLYREAGNPAVIESGKLTLSGTAAVGKTLTAKPNGWAPASVTYSYQWLAGGKNLRGATDAKLPLTASTEGKQVSVRVTASVKGAPSVTMTSGSQTIAPKGLEPIAGTTPTIHGVVQVGQTVTAEPGAWTIEPTLTWLADGKPVGTGNTLTLTPEHAGKKLSVEATAAAQGYQTATLTSRTFPVALAQITGTAPTIEGPIRSAETVTANIGEWSVAPKLYWVMDIDKYLANGGNLDPDDFDFVGSMYGCDTTCSMAKVGSTITLLAVADAPGHERLTLLSPTYTVDGMDTAVVEQEIHRLINEYRASQGLQQLVWDDRLALGARTWVQHLNDIDKLSHSTVEWRNQWAATTWGTGENIFRTCGTSFSTAVHEAETAYRQWLASPSHLRNINTSSWDTTGIGVDVRKYEGTETTPWGTTRPTTTWCVTSSQIFENR; this comes from the coding sequence ATGAAGACCTCACGCACCCTCGCTTCATTCGCCACCGCGTTCATAACCGCAGCGCTCGTGGCCGGCGTGGTCACCCCAGCCGCAGCGGCCCCAGTCCCGGTTGGACCCGTCACGGCCGAAGCCGCGACGGCGGCCACTGGTGGCACGAAGCACTTCCCTGATGTGCCGAAGTCGCACAAGTTCTACAAGCCGATCACCTGGATGTACAACGTTGGACTCACCACTGGCATCAAGCAGGGAAACGGAGCGGTCTACGACGGGTACAGCCGCCTCTCTCGTGAAGCGATGGCAGCGTTCTTGTACCGGGAGGCGGGAAGCCCCTCGTTCAAGATGCCGCGGAAGAAGTTCATCGACGTCCCCAGCGGCCACAAGTTCTACAAGCAGATCATGTGGATGTATGCCGTGGGCCTAACCACCGGCGTGAAAACCCCTCAGGGGATCGCATTCCAGCCGAAGGCGCAGCTCTCTCGTGAAGCGATGGCAGCATTCATGTATCGGAAAGCGGGAAAGCCCTCGATCAAGGGTGCGCGCGGATTCTCTGACGTTCCCAAATCGCACAAGTTCTACACCGCGATCACGTGGATGAAGAAGGCCGGCCTCTCAACCGGCATTAAACAGCCCAACGGCACGGTCGTCTACGGTCCGCAACAGCGCATCAGCCGTGAAGCAATGGCAGCGTTTCTGTACCGGGAGGCCGGTAACCCAGCGGTGATCGAGTCCGGCAAGCTGACGCTCTCTGGCACTGCGGCGGTCGGAAAGACGTTGACTGCGAAGCCCAACGGGTGGGCGCCGGCCTCCGTCACGTACAGCTACCAGTGGCTCGCTGGCGGCAAGAACCTCCGCGGCGCGACCGACGCGAAGCTGCCGCTGACTGCGTCGACTGAGGGCAAGCAGGTGTCCGTCCGGGTGACAGCGTCCGTGAAGGGCGCACCGTCAGTGACGATGACTTCCGGGAGCCAGACGATCGCCCCGAAGGGCCTCGAACCGATCGCGGGAACCACACCCACGATCCACGGTGTCGTACAGGTCGGCCAAACCGTCACTGCCGAACCCGGAGCATGGACAATCGAACCGACGCTCACGTGGCTCGCCGACGGCAAACCGGTCGGCACCGGAAACACGCTCACATTGACGCCTGAACATGCGGGCAAGAAGCTTTCGGTGGAGGCAACCGCGGCCGCGCAGGGCTACCAGACCGCCACACTCACCAGCCGAACCTTCCCAGTCGCACTCGCCCAGATCACTGGCACCGCACCCACCATTGAAGGACCGATCCGTTCCGCGGAGACCGTCACCGCAAACATCGGTGAATGGTCCGTCGCGCCCAAGCTCTACTGGGTGATGGACATCGACAAGTACCTTGCGAACGGTGGAAATCTCGATCCTGACGACTTCGATTTCGTTGGCAGCATGTACGGATGCGACACCACATGTTCGATGGCTAAAGTCGGCTCGACGATCACGCTCCTTGCCGTAGCAGACGCGCCAGGTCACGAACGCCTCACCCTCCTCAGCCCGACATACACGGTAGATGGCATGGATACCGCAGTGGTTGAGCAGGAGATCCATAGGTTGATCAACGAGTATCGCGCTTCGCAGGGGTTGCAGCAGCTCGTGTGGGATGACCGCCTTGCGCTCGGCGCTCGCACCTGGGTGCAGCACCTCAACGACATCGATAAGCTCTCGCACTCGACCGTGGAATGGCGCAATCAGTGGGCCGCGACCACCTGGGGCACGGGCGAGAACATCTTCCGCACGTGTGGCACGTCATTCAGTACCGCCGTTCATGAAGCCGAGACTGCCTATCGCCAATGGCTCGCCTCGCCAAGTCACCTCCGTAACATCAACACCTCCAGCTGGGACACCACCGGGATCGGTGTCGACGTGCGGAAGTACGAGGGCACCGAAACTACGCCGTGGGGCACAACAAGGCCCACGACAACTTGGTGTGTGACGTCGTCGCAGATCTTCGAGAACCGGTAA